The sequence CTTCTGTATGAATCCCATGCAAATCTTGCATTTCCTGTTCTTGCAATTAGTCCTTCACAAGCATTATCATTCATGCCAAGATTCAGAACAGTATCCATCATGCCGGGCATAGAAACTCTGGCTCCGGAACGTACTGAAAGGAGACATGGATTTTTGTTACTGCCGAATTTTGTTCCCATTATTTTTTCAATGGAATAAATAGCCTCTTCAACTTCGTTTTTTAATAACTCAATCGTTTCTTCTTGTCCAATTTTATTATAATCGGTACATACTTCTGTAGTAATAGTGAATCCCGGAGGTACTGGAACTCCAATTAAATTCATTTCTGCAAGATTTGCTCCTTTACCTCCGAGCAAATTTTTCATTGTGGCGTTTCCTTCGGCTTTTGTATCGCCAAAAAAATAAACATTCTTTCTTTTCATAATTAATATCTAAGTTATTTTATTCAGATTAGGCTTTTTTTAGCTTAATCATTACAATTCTTATTCTATAATATTTAGTTTTTATAAAATTTTAATTAAGTCGCGAAAATATAAAAAAGTTTTGATTTTTTTAATTTTGATTGGAGAAAGCTATGCAAAAAATTACTTCTTTTTTTCATCAAATTGTAAGTTGTAGTGCAGATGTGAATTTCTTCAAATTAGTGTTATAAATTGGCTTTCAAATATTTGAATTTAATTTAGTATTTTAGTTTGAACCAATTATCATGTTCAAGTATCTATTGACTTTTTGCAAATTGATAAATCCGCTTTCTCTGAACATTTCTTTTCCATTTTCATAAAAAATGACAGTAGGCGAGGTCATAATTAATTGTTGAGCTGCAAGTGCGCGGTGTTCATCTACAACAATTTCGGCAAGTTTAGTCTTGTTTTTTTCGAAAACCATTATCACCTGTGGTTTAATTGTTTTGCAAACACCACATTTGCCTGAACTATAGTAAACTCCTGCACATTTGTTTGATGAAAGGAAATCTTTGTAATCTTGTTCTGTGTTAAGTTTTGTTGGCATTTTGAATGTGTGTTTTTGTAGTTGATTATCATATTTTCCATATTGATTTCGCAAATTTCGCTAATTTGCTTTGATAATTATTTAGATTTGATATATTCCAATCTTCATAATTTAATTCATTATTTGAAAGTTTATATTGACTATTATTATATGCATCTATTTTTTCATTAAATCCCTTATTTCCAATCAATCTATTTTTCTTTTCTTCCAAAAGAGAATAATTTCCTAAACGATATACATATTTATCTGCTTCATTAGAGAACTTTTCATTCCATTCTTCATCATAGTTTTCAGGTAAGATATGTTCAATTGTGTAATTAGAATCATTATCGCTGTATTCTTTATTTGCAATTTGATTCTCTATTTTTGTTAAAATGTATTTAACTAAACTCTTATTTCTTCCGTTAGTTGAAATTGTTTTTGCTTTGAAAGTATTAAAAAATGTATCGTCATTTATATATATCGTATTCAAATATTCTTTTATTTGTGTTATATTAATAATTTCTCCATTACTAATTTCCATTGATATTTTGTTATATACTTTTTCCATAGAATTAGGATTCAACTTACCAATAACATTATATCTAAACGAAATACTAACTAATAATTTTAGAATTTGAGGCAACCAGAGATTGTTATGTTTATTTATGGCAAATAATAAAGGAATAGGTTGACTGACACCAAATAATTTTAATTCTGTTAAAGATTGTCTGATATTTTTTTGATTGGGATGTTCTGACCAAAAATCGTCAGTTGGATTTAATATTGCTGCATAAAGATAAGCCGTTTCTTTTAGTACATCAATCAATTCTATAGCTTGTTTCGGGGTTTTCACCTCTTTTTTTATTTCTTTAAAAAGTCTTTCTTTTCTCACAATTTCTTGTTTCGAGTTGAGATAAAATCTTAAAAAAACAGGAAATTTTTTCAAACCAACAATATCTACAATTTGTTGCCAATTTTCTTTTAAAATTTTAAATTCACTTCCGGTTTTACCCAATGGAGCAACAATCGCAAACAAGTAGTTTTTTAACAAATCTGTGGTAGTAAGTTCAACTCCTCTTGCATTCAATGTTTCAAATACAGTGTAGGCACTTATATCATCATCTACAGTAATTTGAATAAATGTTAATCCATCCAAAGTTTTTTCAAGAAACTTTCCTAATTTTTCACCGTTTACATCCGAAAAATATTTGTTTAATCGTTTGTGAAAATAAATGTAAGCATCATAAATAAGTTTTTCACTATCTCGAAGTTTTGCATAATTAACGGGTTCTTTAAATTCAAGTATCCTTGACTGATAAAAACTATCGTTATTTTCATTTAAGGTAAGTTTGCTTTTATAATATAGATCGGATATTGATTTTTCACCAATGTAAATATCTAAAATCTTTTTTATTCTTTCTTTATTATTTTCAACATCAGTATCTTTTAAAACCAAATTCTTAAGATTCTT comes from Bacteroidota bacterium and encodes:
- a CDS encoding thioredoxin family protein yields the protein MPTKLNTEQDYKDFLSSNKCAGVYYSSGKCGVCKTIKPQVIMVFEKNKTKLAEIVVDEHRALAAQQLIMTSPTVIFYENGKEMFRESGFINLQKVNRYLNMIIGSN
- a CDS encoding DUF262 domain-containing protein, whose protein sequence is MKNIFDTKTVSFQELIGNGKKYKIPEFQRDFSWKEENWEDLWQDLKDIYEDKETQHYMGAIVLQNTKEKKTFVVVDGQQRITTLSLYILAIVKNLKNLVLKDTDVENNKERIKKILDIYIGEKSISDLYYKSKLTLNENNDSFYQSRILEFKEPVNYAKLRDSEKLIYDAYIYFHKRLNKYFSDVNGEKLGKFLEKTLDGLTFIQITVDDDISAYTVFETLNARGVELTTTDLLKNYLFAIVAPLGKTGSEFKILKENWQQIVDIVGLKKFPVFLRFYLNSKQEIVRKERLFKEIKKEVKTPKQAIELIDVLKETAYLYAAILNPTDDFWSEHPNQKNIRQSLTELKLFGVSQPIPLLFAINKHNNLWLPQILKLLVSISFRYNVIGKLNPNSMEKVYNKISMEISNGEIINITQIKEYLNTIYINDDTFFNTFKAKTISTNGRNKSLVKYILTKIENQIANKEYSDNDSNYTIEHILPENYDEEWNEKFSNEADKYVYRLGNYSLLEEKKNRLIGNKGFNEKIDAYNNSQYKLSNNELNYEDWNISNLNNYQSKLAKFAKSIWKI